From the genome of Duffyella gerundensis, one region includes:
- the hflK gene encoding FtsH protease activity modulator HflK, whose amino-acid sequence MAWNQPGNNGQDRDPWGSSNNKGGNSGGNKGGRDQGPPDLDDIFRKLSKKLGGLGGGKPNENGQRPAGSSGKLIGIVAVAAVVIWAASGFYTIKEAERGVVTRFGKFSHLVEPGLNWKPTFIDQVRAVNVEAVRELAASGVMLTSDENVVRVEMNVQYRITNPERYLFAVTSADDSLRQATDSALRGVIGRSTMDRILTEGRTVVRSETQREIDETVRPYDMGVSILDVNFQAARPPEEVKAAFDDAIAARENREQYVREAEAYANEVQPRANGQAQRILEESRAYKTRTVLEAQGEVARFAKILPEYKAAPEITRERLYIESMERVLSHTRKVLVNDKGNSLMVLPLDQLMRGQAAAGGNSQGSSTLTRPPANGDSSSRANNSASWSPENIMDQRRANAQRNDTQREGRE is encoded by the coding sequence TCAGGGGCCGCCGGATTTGGATGATATCTTCCGTAAGCTGAGCAAAAAGCTTGGCGGACTGGGCGGTGGCAAGCCAAACGAAAACGGACAGCGCCCTGCAGGAAGCAGCGGTAAGCTGATCGGTATCGTTGCGGTTGCTGCGGTGGTCATCTGGGCAGCCAGCGGTTTCTATACCATTAAAGAAGCAGAGCGTGGTGTGGTGACGCGTTTCGGCAAATTCAGTCATCTGGTTGAGCCAGGTTTGAACTGGAAGCCAACCTTTATCGATCAGGTGCGTGCGGTGAACGTTGAGGCGGTGCGGGAACTCGCAGCTTCAGGCGTGATGCTGACCTCTGATGAAAACGTGGTGCGCGTTGAAATGAACGTTCAGTACCGGATCACCAATCCGGAACGTTATCTGTTTGCCGTAACCAGCGCTGATGACAGCCTGCGTCAGGCAACGGACAGCGCGCTGCGTGGCGTAATCGGCCGCTCCACTATGGATCGCATCCTTACTGAAGGACGAACCGTAGTGCGTAGTGAAACCCAGCGTGAAATTGATGAAACGGTACGTCCGTACGACATGGGCGTGTCCATTCTCGACGTTAACTTCCAGGCGGCACGGCCACCGGAAGAGGTGAAAGCGGCGTTTGACGACGCGATTGCCGCTCGTGAAAACCGCGAGCAGTACGTGCGTGAAGCGGAAGCTTATGCCAATGAAGTGCAGCCGCGTGCTAACGGTCAGGCGCAGCGTATTCTGGAAGAGTCGCGCGCGTACAAAACGCGGACCGTACTGGAAGCGCAGGGTGAAGTGGCGCGCTTTGCCAAGATCCTGCCTGAGTACAAAGCAGCACCGGAAATCACTCGCGAACGTCTGTATATCGAAAGCATGGAACGCGTGCTGAGTCATACCCGCAAAGTGCTGGTTAATGACAAAGGCAACAGCCTGATGGTGTTACCGCTCGATCAACTGATGCGTGGACAAGCCGCTGCGGGTGGCAACAGTCAGGGCAGCAGCACTCTGACGCGGCCACCGGCTAACGGTGACAGCAGCAGTCGCGCGAACAACAGTGCTTCATGGAGTCCGGAAAATATCATGGACCAGCGTCGGGCCAATGCTCAGCGCAACGATACCCAGCGCGAAGGGAGAGAATAA